The genomic window GGGGGACGGTCGGGCGGGTCAGGCAGCGCCGCGACAATGTTTGATGGAGGCGGCGCTTAGCCGGGGCGGCGTGCTACCGGCAACAATCAGGCCATGAACCAGAATGTCGGGAACCTTGACCGCCTCGTCCGTGCCACCGTCGGCATCGGGCTGCTGATTGTCGCCACCCGCCGCCACGGCCTCGGCAAGCTCGCTGCGCTGGGCCTGGGCGCCGCGCTGCTTACCACCTCGGCCACCGCCCACTGCCCCGCGTACTCGGCGCTAGGGACCGATACCCTCGACCACTGAGTCCACAAAAACCGGGAGAGCCGCAGGCTGTATGCCACGGCTCTCCCGGTTTTTAATGATCATTCAGGGCGTCAGCCGGTGCCGGTC from Deinococcus radiodurans R1 = ATCC 13939 = DSM 20539 includes these protein-coding regions:
- a CDS encoding YgaP family membrane protein, with amino-acid sequence MNQNVGNLDRLVRATVGIGLLIVATRRHGLGKLAALGLGAALLTTSATAHCPAYSALGTDTLDH